A stretch of DNA from Candidatus Bathyarchaeia archaeon:
AGAACCATCACTGAAGAGTATACCGGTGGATTTGCAATAGCAAACATAATCCAAATAAGTGCGCCCATAAACCCGGGAAACTCCGGCGGCCCCTTGCTGAACTACTGCGGTGATGTTGTGGGGATAACAACGGCCATAGTCGCGGACTCTCAAGGATTAGGCTTCGCAATTCCATCGGACACACTGCGAAGAGAAATATATGCGCTGGTTACGTATGGAAGTTACCCGGGGCACTCTTACATGGGCATTTATGGAAGAGACATGGACTATGAAACAGCACAGGGTATGGGGCTTCCAGTGACTTATGGATGGCTAATAACAGACGTTGTCAAGAACGGCCCCTCATATAATAAGCTTTACAAATCTGATGTCATAGTGGCCTTAAATGGCACACGCATAAGAAATGGAGACGATCTGGCAAGCTATCTTGAAGTGAACACCCTTCCAGGAGACTACCTAGAGGTAACAGTTTGGCGAAAGGTTGGCAACTCATGGAACTCAACAACTGTTTGCATACAATTGGGTGAGAGACCTCCACCATCAGTGTAAAGCGAAAGTTTCCTTAGAATGCGTGTAATGACCAAATGTTTAGTCAAAATTAAACTATTCAAACTCTTTCTCAAGCTGCAATGATTCCTTTTCCAATCCATGCTTTTTGTAAAGCCTAATAGCCGGCTCATTATCAAACCCAGTCACCACGTGAATTTCTAAGGCGCCCTTCTCTTTAGCCCTTTCAACGATTTTCTGCAGAAGCCTACTTCCAACGCCAAGCCGCCTATACTTAGGTGCAACATACAAGTTCTGTATGTAGGTTAGCTTTCCTCCATGGCAAAAATCATGAATAGTCCACAAGTCTATGAATCCGACAATGTCTCCGTCTATCTCGGCAAGCCACAATTCGTAATCCGGATTTTTAAGAGAGCTTTTTAGGATGGATAGGCGCTCCTCATCGTTTGAGGCTCCACGCAGGAAATCTTTAGCAAGCAATACCAGTTCTGGCGCATCATTTTCATCGGCGCGTCTAACTTTAACATGGGACATGGTAGACCAGAGATCATAGTTTTACACCG
This window harbors:
- a CDS encoding GNAT family N-acetyltransferase, encoding MSHVKVRRADENDAPELVLLAKDFLRGASNDEERLSILKSSLKNPDYELWLAEIDGDIVGFIDLWTIHDFCHGGKLTYIQNLYVAPKYRRLGVGSRLLQKIVERAKEKGALEIHVVTGFDNEPAIRLYKKHGLEKESLQLEKEFE